A window of Diospyros lotus cultivar Yz01 chromosome 14, ASM1463336v1, whole genome shotgun sequence contains these coding sequences:
- the LOC127789689 gene encoding pentatricopeptide repeat-containing protein At2g33760-like: MFRSSHRNFLVYNYEVHRLFSASAAAYMVDSATQAQSPHRTLSNTNDIVGETSLPEFLPSLDPKHYISGLPNCKNLVQIRQVHAQITVNGMLHILAVANKLLYIYAQHKALADAFALFSGMMDRDPVSWSVMVGGFAKAGDYDNCFRAFRDYIRSGERPDNYTLPFVIRACRDTMGLQMGKLIHHIVCKFGLHSDSFVVAALVDMYAKCQAIEDAQQLFDRMPKRDLVTWTVMIGAFAECGNPSESLVLFDRMREEDVVPDKVAMVTVVNACAKIGALHKARLIHEYIWGRNFSLDVILGTAMMDMYAKCGSLDTAREIFDRMREKNVITWSAMIAAYGYHGKGREALDLFPLMLRSGVLPNRITFVSLLYACSHAGLVEEGLRIFNMMQEDYSVRRDVKHYTCMVDLLGRAGRLDKALNLIEDMSVDKDGGLWGALLGACRIHNDIKLAEKAAKSLLELQPRNPGHYVLLSNIYAKAGRWGDVALIRKQMTNTRLKKIHGWTWIEVDNKIHQFGVGDRTHARSKEIYNMLKELGKTLELAGYVPDTNFVLHDVDEELKLDILYTHSEKLAIAFGLISTAEGTPIRITKNLRVCGDCHTFSKFVSSITHRLIIVRDANRFHHFKEGSCSCGDYW; encoded by the coding sequence ATGTTTAGATCCAGTCACCGTAACTTTCTCGTCTATAACTATGAAGTTCATCGACTCTTCTCAGCTTCTGCTGCTGCATACATGGTGGATTCCGCAACTCAAGCTCAAAGTCCCCATCGAACTTTATCAAATACCAATGACATTGTAGGAGAAACATCACTTCCCGAATTTTTACCCTCTTTAGACCCAAAACACTACATTTCTGGACTGCCCAATTGTAAAAATCTTGTGCAAATCAGACAAGTTCACGCCCAAATCACTGTCAATGGAATGCTCCATATTCTTGCTGTTGCAAACAagcttctttatatatatgctCAGCATAAAGCTTTGGCCGATGCTTTTGCCTTGTTTAGTGGCATGATGGATAGGGACCCAGTTTCTTGGAGTGTAATGGTCGGTGGATTTGCTAAAGCTGGCGATTATGATAACTGTTTTAGGGCATTTAGAGATTATATTCGATCTGGGGAGCGCCCTGATAACTACACCTTGCCATTTGTGATTAGGGCTTGCAGGGATACAATGGGCCTACAGATGGGGAAACTGATTCATCACATTGTTTGCAAATTTGGGTTGCACTCAGATTCTTTCGTGGTGGCTGCGCTGGTGGACATGTATGCGAAATGCCAGGCTATTGAAGATGCCCAGCAGCTGTTTGATAGAATGCCTAAAAGGGACCTAGTGACTTGGACTGTCATGATTGGTGCATTTGCCGAGTGCGGGAATCCTTCTGAGTCTTTGGTCTTGTTTGACAGGATGAGAGAGGAAGATGTTGTGCCTGATAAGGTTGCCATGGTGACTGTTGTCAATGCTTGTGCAAAAATAGGGGCTTTGCATAAGGCTAGACTTATTCATGAGTATATATGGGGGAGGAATTTTTCATTGGATGTCATATTGGGTACAGCGATGATGGATATGTATGCTAAGTGCGGTAGCCTTGATACTGCTAGGGAGATCTTCGACAGGATGAGAGAAAAGAATGTTATCACTTGGAGTGCAATGATCGCGGCTTATGGGTATCATGGAAAAGGCCGTGAAGCTCTTGACTTGTTCCCTTTGATGTTAAGAAGTGGGGTATTGCCAAATAGGATCACCTTTGTATCTTTGTTGTATGCTTGTAGTCATGCAGGTTTGGTTGAGGAGGGTCTTCGGATTTTCAATATGATGCAGGAAGATTATTCCGTGAGACGGGATGTGAAACACTATACTTGTATGGTTGATCTCTTGGGCCGTGCTGGGAGACTGGACAAGGCCTTGAATTTGATCGAGGATATGAGTGTAGACAAAGATGGGGGCTTGTGGGGTGCATTGCTTGGGGCGTGTAGGATTCATAATGATATAAAGCTGGCAGAAAAGGCGGCAAAGTCTCTACTTGAACTACAGCCACGAAACCCAGGGCACTATGTGTTGCTTTCAAATATTTATGCCAAAGCAGGTAGGTGGGGAGATGTGGCATTGATTAGGAAACAAATGACAAACACAAGATTAAAGAAGATTCATGGTTGGACTTGGATTGAGGTGGATAACAAGATCCATCAATTTGGTGTAGGAGACCGGACTCATGCCCGGTCAAAAGAGATATATAACATGCTGAAAGAGTTGGGCAAAACATTGGAGTTGGCTGGTTATGTCCCTGATACAAATTTTGTTTTGCATGATGTGGATGAGGAACTTAAGCTAGACATTTTATACACTCATAGCGAGAAGTTGGCAATTGCGTTTGGCCTTATCAGCACTGCTGAGGGAACCCCTATTAGGATTACCAAGAATCTGAGAGTTTGTGGTGACTGTCATACATTTAGTAAATTTGTATCTTCCATTACACATAGGTTGATTATTGTTCGTGATGCAAATCGGTTTCACCACTTTAAGGAAGGCAGTTGCTCTTGTGGCGATTACTGGTGA